A segment of the Alistipes sp. ZOR0009 genome:
TGGAGTTAAACGGGAGTTATACGGAGGTAAACGGAAGTTAAACGGGAGTTACATGAAGGCTGGGACGTTAGAAAAGTCAAAGAAGTCAAAGAATAGTGGTTATCTGACATCTCAAATCGCATATCGCATATCTCATTATTCATATCTCATTATTCATATCTAAATCCCCGTGCCCTCTGCGTCTCCGTGTCTCTGGGTTTAAAAAAGAAGTTATACGGAGGTAAACGGAAGTTACATGAAGGTATTGAAAGTAAAGATGTTAAAGAATAGTGGTTATCTGACATCTCAAATCGCATATCACACATCGCATATCTATATCCCTGTGTCCTCTGCGTCTCCGTGCCTCTGTGTTTAAAAAAGAAGTTACACGGAGGTAAACGGAAGTTAAACGGGAGTTACATGAAGGCTGGGACGTGAAAGAAGTTATTTTTTGCTGTCATCCCGGCGAAGGCCGGGATCTCCTGTTCTACAGTTATTTTTTACACCAAAGGATGTCTTAGAAACCCTCGGGAGATCCCGTGTCAAGCACGGGATGACAGCGCTGATTGATGGACTGCTTAACTAAACGGTACTGAGAAGTAATTATTCCCTGTGCCCTCTGTGTCTCCGTGTCTCTGTGTTGAATCGCGATCTCAAATCGCACATCGCACATCGCACATCTATATTCTCTGTGCCCTCTGTGTCTCCGTGCCTCTGTGTTTAATTTGCCTTTCTCATTATACTAAAAAAAAGCGGAGATATACCTCCGCTCTCTATGGTTGCTTAATATCCTTTACAGCTACTCAATATCCCAAATACCGGCAGCGCGTTCGAGCTCTACCAGAGCAACGGCAAAGCGGTAGCGGGCATCGGCATGCTGGGCGCGAATATCGTTGTACGAACGCTGGGCGTTAAGCACCTCAACCAAGCTGCTCTCGCCGCGCTGGTAGGCGTATACGCGAGCCTTAAGGATGGTGTTAGCCTGCTCGGCAATGCCACCGTTATAGTAGTCGAGCTGCCTTTCGGCGGTTCGGTAGCTGGCGTAGGCGCGCATAATATCGGCCACAAGCTGCTGCTCGGTATCTCTATACACCATATCGGCCTGACTAACGGCCAGCTTTGCGGCGCGCACGGCCGAACGGTTCATGCCCGATAGCTTTAGCGGTATGGTAATCCCGGCGCTATAGGAGCTAAAGGCTGGCGCCGGAGCGGTTTCGTTTCGCACCTGGGCGTTACGGGCGTATCCAGCCTCAAGGCTAAACTCAAAGGCGCGATCGGCCTTGAGCTGCCGCAGCTTAGCCTGCGCCAGCTCCCTATCCTTAGCAGCCACCTTTAAGCTCGGATGCTGAACCAAAGCGTTACGAACTAGCTCCTGCTGGGTAAAGGCTCTTCGCCAGGTAGGCGTAGGCTCCGAAGGGTTAATTAGCGTATCGGCAATGGCAGCCCCCTGCATACGGGTAAGCGCCAGCAGCGCTCCCTGCAGCTCATCCTCGGCACCAAAGAGTTCGCCCTGTAGCGCCTTAGCCTCCACCCCCGACTGTAGGGCATCTACCTCCATAATCTCGCCCAGCTTAAGGCGGATGCTATCGGCCTGAGCGAGTTTACGTAGCTGTGCGTACGAGTCGGACTGAAGCGCCAGCTGCTCGTGGCTGTGGGTAGCCGCAAGGTAGGCCAACGTGGCATCGGCACGTAGCGAAAGGAAGAAGGCATCGAGCGCCGAAAGGCTCTGCTCGTATCCTCCCCTCGAGAGCGCCAGCGCCGCTCCGCGCTTGTTGCCAAAGCTAATGGGGTAGCTGATGCCAGTCTCTATCCCCTGCCCCATCTTTAGCGTCTTATCCTGATTGTTGGCGTAGCTAAAGGAGATCTCTGGATCGGGAAATACGCGCGCTGCCTTCAGCTCGGCCTCGGCAATAGCCACGTTAAATACCTGCGCAGCGTAGCTCAGGTTGCCCTTGGCCACCGCAGCAAGATACTGCTTTAGCGAGAGGCTTAACCGAACTGGGGTACGCTCCTGTCCCTGCGCCACCAGTGCTAGCAGCAGGGTGGATAGTAAAAGTATATTTCGTTTCATCCTAATATTTTTTTTACGGTTGGATGCAACCCGCATCAGCCGTTTTTTTTATTCCTATTTGCGACTGCTTACCATGCGGGTTTCATCATTAGGTTGCTAAATATCCTGCTTGCTCTGCTTGGTTAACGCCCACTTCTCTAGCAGATAGTAAAGGGCTGGCAGGGCATACAGCGTAATTACCGTACCAAACGCCAACCCGTATACAATAACGGTAGCCAGCGGACGCTGCACGTCGGAACCAATGCTGGTAGAAAGCGAGGCGGGTATTAGTCCAAGGATGGCCACCACCGAGGTCATCAGCACAGGACGAAGGCGGTGCATGGCCCCGTTAATAACGGCCTGATCGAGTTCGTGTCCCCGCTTACGGAGGTGGTTTATATGGGTAATCATTAGCACGCCATTCTGTATAAACACGCCAAAGAGGGCAATAAAGCCTACCGCCGACGATACGTTAAAGGTCATGCCAAAGAGGTTAAGGGCAAGCATCCCCCCAAAGATGGCGAAGGGCAGCATCCCAATCTGCAGCCAAGCTTGCCTAAAGTTGCCAAAGTTCCAGAACAGCAGCAGGAACATCAGCGCAAGCGATAGCGGCACGATAAGCAGCAGGCGGTTGTATGCCCTCTTCTGGTTGTCGAACTGTCCGCCCCAGCTAATATGGAAATCGTTATGGTTGTAGGATATGCTCCGCTCTATGGCGCTATTGGCCTCGTGCAGGAACGAGGAGATATCCCTATCGCGCAGGTTAACCCTTACGGTAACAAAGCGCTTGTTCCCCTCGCGGGTTATGATGCCCGCTCCCATTGTTGTCCTTATCTCGGCCACCTGAGAGAGCGGTATTCGAGCCCCGCTTTCGGTTGTTAGCAGCAGGTTACCAATCTCCTCAGGGGTGCTTCTATCCTTCTCGTTGTAGCGGCATATCACGTCGTACACCTTATTTCCGATAAACACCTGCGAGATGGCCTTGCCACCAATGGCTACCTCTATAAGGTCCGATACATCCGACACGTTGAGCCCGTACTGGGCAATCTTCTCCCTGTTGGCATGTATCTGCAGCTGAGGCAGCGGCGGTTCCTGCTCGATGGTGACATCCTCTGCCCCCTCTATCTTCCTTACCACGCCCAGCACGCCCTCGGCAATACGTCGGGCCTCATGCTGATCTTCGCCGTAAATCTTAATGGCCAAGTCGCTATGCGATCCCGCAATTTGATCCATCACCATGTCGATTATGGGCTGCGAGAAGCCGATTTCGTAGCCAGGAAGCTTGGCCATATCGGCCGACATGGCATTTATGAGCTCCGTTTTGGTGCGTCCGCTCTCCCACTCGTCGTAGGGATGTAGCCCCACCGAACACTCGATGTGCGATGGCGAGAAGGGATCGACGCCCTCGTCGTCGCGGCCCACCTGTGTCATGGCGTAGCTTACCTCCTTAAACTTCATTATATGCTTTCGCAGGGTGTCGGCCATCTCCTTCGACTTATTGATGGTTACCCCCGGCGGTAGCTGCACCTGCATCCAAATGGAGCCTTCGTCGAGCGTAGGCAGGAAGTCTTTCCCCACCATAGCCGATAGGCCAATGGTAGCGGCAAGGATAAGTCCCAGCGGTAAAAATATCTTGGTAGGACGAGCAATAAGCTTTGCAATTATGCGGTGGTAGTAGGCCGTTAGCTTTTCGAGCCACACGTTGCGATGTATCTTTTGCGGCTTGCGGTACACCATATATGCCAACCCGGGGATAAGCAGCAGCGCAACAGCCATTGCTCCGAGCAGCGCGTAACCAACGGTAAAGGCCATAGGGGTAAACATCTTGCGCTCTATCCGCTCGAACGAGAAGAGCGGAAGGTAGGCCATGATGATGATGAGCATCGAGAAGAAGATGGGCTTTGCCACCTCGGCTGCCCGCTTTACAATATTTTCGCCCTTTAGCGGCTCGGATGGATTTTCCTCCCGCTTACGAAGTATGGTTTCGAGCATCACAATCGATCCATCTACAATAATACCAAAGTCGATGGCCCCCAACGAGAGAAGGTTGGCCGGGATATTGGTAAAATGCATAAGGATAAAGGCGATAAGCAGCGAAAGGGGAATGGCTACAGCCACCACAATAGCCCCACGCCAGCTACCCAAAAAGATGATGAGCACGGATACCACCAGCAGAATACCAAAAAGCAGGGTATGCGAAACGGTATGCAGCGTAGCATCTACCAAATGGCTTCTATCCATGTATATGTGGATGCTTACCCCTTTAGGTAGCACCTTGCTGTTGAGCTCATCTACCGCCTTGTGTACATCCTCCAACACCCGAGATGGGTTTTGGTAGCGCAGCAGCTGCACTATCCCCTCAACGCCATCGGAGTGGTCGCGCTCCCTGTCGGTAAATCCCATTACCCCCTTACGCTCCAGATTACCGTACTTCAGGGTACCCAAATCGCCTAGGTAGATGGGCTGCCCGTTTACAGTTTTAACCACCACACGTCCTAAATCTTCGAGATCCTTTACCAGACCAATACCCCGCACCACGTACGAGAGGTCGCCGCGATTGATCATGCTACCGCCCGCGTTGGCGTTGTTCTTATCAATACGGTCTACCACATCGGCTAGGGTAATATCGTACTGATCGAGCTTCTTTGGATTAATCTCTA
Coding sequences within it:
- a CDS encoding TolC family protein, with protein sequence MKRNILLLSTLLLALVAQGQERTPVRLSLSLKQYLAAVAKGNLSYAAQVFNVAIAEAELKAARVFPDPEISFSYANNQDKTLKMGQGIETGISYPISFGNKRGAALALSRGGYEQSLSALDAFFLSLRADATLAYLAATHSHEQLALQSDSYAQLRKLAQADSIRLKLGEIMEVDALQSGVEAKALQGELFGAEDELQGALLALTRMQGAAIADTLINPSEPTPTWRRAFTQQELVRNALVQHPSLKVAAKDRELAQAKLRQLKADRAFEFSLEAGYARNAQVRNETAPAPAFSSYSAGITIPLKLSGMNRSAVRAAKLAVSQADMVYRDTEQQLVADIMRAYASYRTAERQLDYYNGGIAEQANTILKARVYAYQRGESSLVEVLNAQRSYNDIRAQHADARYRFAVALVELERAAGIWDIE
- a CDS encoding efflux RND transporter permease subunit is translated as MEKILKLFIHRRLLIATCFALVSIFGVYSWFQLPIDAYPDIADVTVQVATQVPGLAAEEIEQQITIPLERELNGMPGLQTMRSKNLFGISTIILVFDDGVDDYWARQRVEEKISGVELPFGAQPELNPLTSPTGEVCRYVIESKNHTLREITDLQKWVIIPRLKQVMGVADVSNFGGITTQFQIEINPKKLDQYDITLADVVDRIDKNNANAGGSMINRGDLSYVVRGIGLVKDLEDLGRVVVKTVNGQPIYLGDLGTLKYGNLERKGVMGFTDRERDHSDGVEGIVQLLRYQNPSRVLEDVHKAVDELNSKVLPKGVSIHIYMDRSHLVDATLHTVSHTLLFGILLVVSVLIIFLGSWRGAIVVAVAIPLSLLIAFILMHFTNIPANLLSLGAIDFGIIVDGSIVMLETILRKREENPSEPLKGENIVKRAAEVAKPIFFSMLIIIMAYLPLFSFERIERKMFTPMAFTVGYALLGAMAVALLLIPGLAYMVYRKPQKIHRNVWLEKLTAYYHRIIAKLIARPTKIFLPLGLILAATIGLSAMVGKDFLPTLDEGSIWMQVQLPPGVTINKSKEMADTLRKHIMKFKEVSYAMTQVGRDDEGVDPFSPSHIECSVGLHPYDEWESGRTKTELINAMSADMAKLPGYEIGFSQPIIDMVMDQIAGSHSDLAIKIYGEDQHEARRIAEGVLGVVRKIEGAEDVTIEQEPPLPQLQIHANREKIAQYGLNVSDVSDLIEVAIGGKAISQVFIGNKVYDVICRYNEKDRSTPEEIGNLLLTTESGARIPLSQVAEIRTTMGAGIITREGNKRFVTVRVNLRDRDISSFLHEANSAIERSISYNHNDFHISWGGQFDNQKRAYNRLLLIVPLSLALMFLLLFWNFGNFRQAWLQIGMLPFAIFGGMLALNLFGMTFNVSSAVGFIALFGVFIQNGVLMITHINHLRKRGHELDQAVINGAMHRLRPVLMTSVVAILGLIPASLSTSIGSDVQRPLATVIVYGLAFGTVITLYALPALYYLLEKWALTKQSKQDI